The Manduca sexta isolate Smith_Timp_Sample1 unplaced genomic scaffold, JHU_Msex_v1.0 HiC_scaffold_2483, whole genome shotgun sequence genome contains the following window.
acactcacacgcacaggtccaagttgctgcactgcacacacgtgtagcggaacctgcacacacactaacctactcactcaccgcACACTACGACACTCTCATACACACACATATGCACCAATGAACTTACCCGACTATAGCAGCGTCGCACACGTTGCATCGAAACGCCGTGTCTACTGCGGGACTCACTGCAGTACCTTCCaacattataatcattaattacaaataaacttaagtttaattaaaataggttaaaaGCACGGAACTTAATAACAAGCTCAATCGTTCCGTAACGTTGCAAGCAGACGGTCACGGCGCTCTTGCCCGCTACTTCAGTCGCCTCTCGCTCACCTTTGTGATCCTCGTCCAGCTGTTCCGACAGCAGCGAGTCGTGCTTTCCATCGTCGCAGTACATGGATAAGCTGTCCACGATTACTTCCGTCTCGACATCATCTGTAACGAATTATCTCACACTATATACGatttcctatattatattttaaataaatctatactattacatatatcaagctgaagaatttgtttatttgaatgagctgatctcaggaactactgggtcgaattgaatatttaatgtgAGATAGCCCTTTAACGAGGGAGGCTATAaagtatatatcatcacgttatgactaATAGAAGCGGAGCTGTAATAAGAAAAGTTGCATAAACGgggaatatttatttcttttcagaACTTCCGTTGCATGCGCTACGTATAAGGTTGAAGTTATTCAACAAACGTGTATGGCGAAactgttcctcttaaaaagttctaaaacatattttataagacaAAGACCTTAGCCGCATCCGTTTGCCTGTCTATACGAGAAAAACCCACCTAAAGGATTTTTATCGGAAAACTCTtccacgcaggcggagccgcaggcaaaagctagttcttaataaatataGCAGACACAAAATGTAATTCCATTATTCGCCAGCTCTCTTTTTTACTACCATAATAGATTCTGGCTGATTACGACCTAGCTGTTGTCACAACTTCGTTCCCTCCCGTCACATCTTGTAACACAGAACTTGCGCGATGCGTGTGACTCGTTTTTCTATGTGGCCACCTGTCCCCGACTTGCCCTATATGTTATACAATGTAAAAATAgaacagtaattatattttcactcCAATGAATGATTATAGCATGATACACCAGCGAATATTTGAGCAAACAAAAGATTTGCCTAATACTAGCGTCTTTCTAGTACCTATATTTACCAAAATAGTTATTAAACAGATTCCAAAAATCTATAGAttaaatagaatacaaaaacaaaaaaaacctgtagtgataaataaattacctgTTAATACTGGAACTGCCTCGGTGGGTTCCTGCCATGAGAATTTCTTTGGTTCAGGTACAACAATTTCTTCTGTGAAATAAGAAAACTCTACTTGAAGTGGTTACACACTTACATTACCAATACATTTGCATGGTGGTTTGCAGCTACAATTATTGTTGCACTTGGCTTGTGCTAGTTTATAAGGGTTCAGTTTCATTTGTATTGCTACAATGTTGTTGTAACTGTAACATGGGACCGTTAAACTTACCGGCCAGAGCTTCGGGTAGTGTAGAACTGCTATTATCAACTTCATTTTCATCGTCAAAGCCGGGCTGAGTGACTTCAGTTTCAGTGCCGAGTTCTTCACCAGGccctgtaacaataaaaaaggtcataatattattatagcacACATAGATATACCAGTTATACAACATCCAATGTTTGCTaccaatttatttctatttttttaccaaGTCACCTATATGCTATTTATTTGCAGAATTTTGATTCGTATTCAACACCTTAaccctaaataaaattaagaatccGCTTCCGAAAACTCACCATATTCTACTCACTTCTGCTCTCACAAAGGGAAAATTTGTAAACCTGAATGTGAAAgcagaaacattattttaagcaaCACAAAACAAAGTTTCATAAAACAAATGTGTAGTGAAACTAAAGTTTTGTGTACAGGTTTTGTCGggttctttatttaataataatgttaaaaaaatcgtaataataccTTGCTTTAATTCTACATATTAGTTGTGGTATGCAATTCGATAACAAAAAATCGTCAATTGGTCGGTTTAAAACAGGACTAAGCTCTAGTAACAAaacttttttagaaaatataggAAAAATCTATAATGTCTTTTTAATAGACTTACGGATAACTGTTCTATTGAGATATAATTGTTGGAGccaaaaattatttagtaaaatttttatacaaaacaatcacAACTGAAGGaagctttaattataattattaacattcaCCATAATATATCACAGTATGTGCAAGTTTACCAAACTCACTCATGCATGGGAAGCGTAATTTTTGTT
Protein-coding sequences here:
- the LOC119192206 gene encoding uncharacterized protein LOC119192206 — translated: MFRDRKNQRWIFCKFSIRRETGRVKNSALKLKSLSPALKMKKKLIIAVLHCPKLWPGLVKNSALKLKSLSPALTMKMKLIIAVLHYPKLWPKKLLYLNQRNSHGRNPPRQFQY